The Populus trichocarpa isolate Nisqually-1 chromosome 2, P.trichocarpa_v4.1, whole genome shotgun sequence genome has a window encoding:
- the LOC7489266 gene encoding uncharacterized protein LOC7489266: MSVANPNAVSVPPSDYDVEFRSLSDDAWYSVCTVLDGEKLTLKYQNFSDDDDSIFEVKNFKTLEELERLEDRFRPISAQLQDNECHKVVGGVVVCASHSFDGSDNRFYDAVVDDVVHKEHSFEQGGEMCSCTFIVIMQHGPVAGCFVNKTIESLCLVQSYACLDPNLQLFLKMVKERLQNEPCVLENKKSATSFTKWLNQNTKCAKQSPCKKRPPDEAKSNDHSDWSRDDNDLGGCSSVFLIDNLDKDLSPSTIVEFIHSRTSLSVQACVFPSMSSEMYTQGAIVLNCRKNLEKLSKFLDCQDHIIMSKRGRPWVVTGNLSGYDSFAVSIQNLMHKYQENWQHKSTGHALKVVCPGSEEYTTAKQLRDLFMEFTEHQRRLHKRLAMEERKILQPSQVA; this comes from the exons atgtcggTGGCGAATCCAAACGCTGTCTCTGTGCCTCCATCCGATTACGACGTCGAGTTTCGTAGCTTATCAGACGACGCCTGGTACAGCGTTTGCACGGTTCTCGATGGCGAGAAACTCACTCTCAAGTACCAAAATTTCAGTGACGACGATGACTCCATTTTCGAGGTGAAGAATTTCAAAACTTTGGAGGAACTAGAGAGGTTGGAGGACCGGTTCCGCCCTATTTCTGCTCAATTGCAGGACAACGAGTGCCACAAAGTGGTCGGAGGTGTCGTTGTTTGCGCCTCGCATTCCTTCGATGGCTCTGACAACCGCTTTTACGACGCCGTAGTCGATGAT GTGGTTCATAAGGAGCATTCATTTGAACAGGGAGGAGAAATGTGTTCGTGCACATTTATCGTGATCATGCAGCATGGTCCAGTCGCTGGGTGTTTTGTTAACAAAACAATTGAAAGCCTCTGCCTTGTACAGTCCTATGCTTGCCTTGATCCTAATTTACAGCTTTTCTTGAAGATGGTGAAGGAAAGACTTCAAAATGAACCTTGTGTACTTGAGAACAAGAAGTCAGCCACAAGCTTTACTAAATGGCTTAATCAG AATACTAAGTGTGCCAAGCAGTCTCCTTGTAAGAAACGTCCACCTGATG AGGCAAAGAGTAACGATCACAGTGATTGGTCTAGGGATGACAATGACCTCGGAGGCTGTAGCTCTGTGTTTTTGATTGACAATTTAGATAAAGATCTATCTCCTTCAACAATTGTGGAATTCATACACTCACGCACTTCACTCTCAGTTCAAGCATGTGTCTTCCCAAGCATGTCATCAGAGATGTACACACAGGGGGCCATTGTGTTGAATTGCAGAAAGAATCTTGAGAAATTGTCCAAATTTCTAGATTGTCAAGACCATATTATCATGTCAAAGAGAGGAAG GCCGTGGGTGGTAACTGGGAATCTGTCTGGGTATGATTCATTTGCAGTGTCAATTCAAAACTTGATGCATAAATATCAG gaGAATTGGCAGCATAAAAGTACCGGCCATGCTTTAAAAGTTGTTTGTCCTGGATCTGAGGAATACACGACTGCAAAGCAGCTGAGAGATCTATTCATGGAGTTCACTGAGCATCAACGGCGATTACACAAGAGGCTAGCGATGGAGGAGAGAAAGATCTTGCAGCCATCCCAAGTAGCATAG